The Candidatus Binataceae bacterium genome has a window encoding:
- a CDS encoding bifunctional 5,10-methylenetetrahydrofolate dehydrogenase/5,10-methenyltetrahydrofolate cyclohydrolase: protein MSAIIMDGRHLSALLMPELRRHVEELKQTYQYTPSLVAVLVGDDPASRQYVKNKQRFAADLGCDSRTIKLTASEVTTASMLDLVGQLNHDQATTGILLQLPIPEHVDRFRLFDAIAAFKDVDAVAASSVSGFYRGQWGTFIPCTPRGVLTLLDYYKVPVDGMRAVVIGRSDIAGKPTAMILGGRLRNATVTWCHRHTRDLAAICREADILVPCVGANTGQPFLITADMVKPGACVIDVGFRRIGPGKFVGDVDFEAVKDVAGWITLNPGGTGPMTVLALMQNVIDAARYQLGMERASYSV, encoded by the coding sequence ATGTCTGCAATTATAATGGACGGGCGCCATCTCAGTGCGCTTCTGATGCCCGAGCTGCGCCGTCACGTCGAAGAGCTCAAGCAGACCTATCAGTACACGCCCTCTCTCGTTGCGGTGCTCGTCGGCGACGATCCCGCCTCGCGGCAATACGTCAAGAACAAGCAGCGCTTCGCCGCCGATCTCGGATGCGACAGCCGCACGATCAAGCTCACCGCGAGCGAAGTAACGACGGCCTCGATGCTCGATCTGGTAGGCCAGCTCAATCATGACCAGGCGACAACCGGGATCCTGCTACAGCTCCCGATTCCGGAACACGTCGATCGGTTTCGGCTCTTCGACGCGATCGCCGCCTTCAAAGACGTCGATGCGGTCGCGGCGTCGAGCGTCAGCGGGTTCTATCGCGGGCAATGGGGGACATTCATCCCATGCACTCCGCGCGGAGTGCTGACTCTCCTCGATTATTACAAGGTGCCGGTCGATGGGATGCGCGCGGTCGTGATCGGCCGCAGCGATATCGCCGGCAAGCCAACGGCGATGATCCTCGGCGGACGCCTGCGCAACGCGACCGTGACCTGGTGCCATCGCCATACGCGCGATCTCGCCGCCATCTGCCGCGAGGCCGATATCCTCGTGCCCTGTGTCGGCGCCAATACCGGCCAGCCGTTTCTGATCACCGCCGACATGGTCAAGCCGGGCGCGTGCGTGATCGATGTGGGCTTTCGGCGCATCGGTCCCGGAAAATTCGTCGGCGACGTTGACTTCGAGGCGGTCAAGGATGTCGCCGGGTGGATCACGCTGAACCCGGGCGGCACCGGGCCGATGACCGTGCTGGCGTTGATGCAGAATGTTATCGACGCGGCGCGCTATCAGCTTGGCATGGAGCGCGCCAGCTATTCAGTCTAA
- the gcvPB gene encoding aminomethyl-transferring glycine dehydrogenase subunit GcvPB has translation MATAGRIARIEPVAEPPHEHRSEPVAGVPLIFERSSSGRRGADLPQRAEGTVRGAEILGRELCREDLEGFPELSEPQVLRHFLQLSQLNFGQALQFYPLGSCTMKYNPVLNDEMASLAGFAALHPATPPHLAQGALELMERMERALAEITGMDAVSLHPAAGAQGELSGLLMVRAYHKKRGAHRHKVIIPDTAHGTNPASCTLAGFKVIVAKSNKRGFLAADEVRRLVDDDVAAMMVTNPNTLGIFEPEIGEIASVLHERGALLYLDGANMNALLGVAKPGHMGADIVQLNLHKTFSTPHGGGGPGAGPIAVRAHLEQFLPMPRLKRTPAGLEFDSDRPDAIGRMRSYHNNFGMIVRAYAFILALGGDGLALASRLAILGANYIRKRLEDHYPSATREPSMHECVLTHDLEKRADVSTLEIAKRLLDFKMHPPTIYFPLVVPGALMIEPTETESREILDSFIDTMERIYEEALSEPDLIKTAPRTLVVSRVDEAEAARKPILRWWPEST, from the coding sequence ATGGCTACCGCAGGACGAATCGCGCGCATCGAGCCGGTCGCAGAGCCGCCGCATGAGCATCGGAGCGAGCCCGTCGCTGGCGTGCCGCTAATTTTCGAGCGCTCCTCCAGTGGCCGCCGCGGCGCCGACCTTCCGCAGCGTGCGGAAGGCACGGTGCGCGGCGCCGAAATTCTCGGGCGCGAGCTGTGCCGCGAGGACCTCGAAGGATTTCCCGAGCTGAGCGAGCCGCAGGTGCTGCGCCACTTTCTGCAACTGTCGCAGCTCAACTTTGGCCAGGCGCTCCAGTTCTATCCGCTCGGCTCGTGCACGATGAAGTACAATCCGGTGCTCAACGACGAGATGGCCTCGCTCGCCGGGTTCGCCGCGCTTCATCCCGCGACGCCGCCGCACCTGGCGCAGGGCGCGCTCGAATTGATGGAGCGGATGGAACGCGCGCTCGCCGAGATCACCGGAATGGACGCCGTCTCTCTCCATCCCGCCGCCGGTGCGCAAGGCGAGCTTTCCGGCCTCTTGATGGTGCGCGCGTATCACAAAAAGCGCGGAGCGCATCGACATAAAGTCATCATCCCCGATACGGCGCACGGCACCAACCCCGCGAGCTGCACGCTGGCGGGCTTCAAGGTGATAGTCGCCAAGTCGAACAAGCGCGGCTTCCTTGCGGCCGATGAAGTCCGCCGCCTCGTTGACGACGATGTCGCCGCGATGATGGTGACCAATCCCAACACGCTCGGGATCTTCGAGCCCGAGATTGGCGAGATCGCAAGCGTCCTGCACGAGCGCGGCGCCCTGCTCTATCTCGACGGCGCCAACATGAACGCTCTCCTCGGCGTGGCGAAGCCGGGGCACATGGGCGCCGATATCGTGCAGCTCAACCTGCACAAGACTTTCTCGACGCCGCATGGCGGCGGCGGTCCCGGCGCGGGTCCGATCGCCGTGAGGGCTCATCTCGAGCAGTTCCTGCCGATGCCACGGCTTAAGCGCACCCCGGCCGGCCTGGAATTCGACAGTGATCGCCCCGACGCGATTGGCAGGATGCGCTCGTATCACAACAACTTCGGCATGATCGTGCGCGCCTATGCGTTCATCCTGGCGCTCGGCGGCGACGGCCTCGCGCTGGCGAGCCGCCTTGCGATTCTCGGCGCCAATTACATCCGCAAGCGCCTCGAAGATCATTACCCCAGCGCGACGCGCGAACCTTCGATGCACGAGTGCGTGCTCACCCACGATCTCGAAAAGCGCGCCGACGTGAGCACGCTCGAAATCGCCAAGCGCCTGCTCGATTTCAAGATGCATCCGCCGACGATCTATTTTCCGCTGGTGGTGCCGGGGGCGCTGATGATCGAGCCGACCGAAACCGAGAGCCGCGAAATCCTCGACAGTTTTATCGATACGATGGAGCGGATTTACGAAGAGGCGCTGAGCGAGCCCGATCTGATCAAAACCGCGCCGCGCACCCTGGTCGTCTCGCGCGTCGATGAAGCCGAAGCCGCGCGCAAGCCGATCCTCAGATGGTGGCCTGAGAGCACGTAG
- the gcvPA gene encoding aminomethyl-transferring glycine dehydrogenase subunit GcvPA — MRFMPHTESDVAAMLKVVGAGSLEDLIAHVPAELRATAAIALERGRTEAEVSREISALAAMNAGARDFTSFLGGGYYRHYVPAAVRAVIARAEFATSYTPYQAEASQGTTQAIFEFQTLIAQLTAMEVANASMYDGASAAAEAVLMAHRLQPKRRIVAMSRGLWPDYRATIRTYLSALGEVEIVELPFDPASGTTSTTALEAIANDHLLCTVIGYPNAFGIVEPLGALTAIAHRAGAIAISATAEGLALGLLKPPGDLDIDIAVGEGQSFGLPLQFGGPGFGFLAAHMVNVRQMPGRLVGQTHDRDGRRAFTLTLATREQHIRRERATSNICTNHSLCALAATVYLSLMGRTGLRDLAERNVELAHQAADTLTASGLKPLFNAPFFNEFVINVDGAAAALRAAEQHGILAGLALGHDYPELAGSILVSVTEMNDGDDFSRLAGALAEVR, encoded by the coding sequence ATGAGATTCATGCCACACACCGAGTCTGACGTCGCGGCGATGCTCAAGGTCGTCGGCGCCGGCAGCCTCGAGGATTTGATCGCGCACGTGCCTGCGGAGTTGCGCGCGACGGCGGCGATTGCGCTCGAGCGGGGGCGCACTGAAGCTGAAGTATCGCGTGAGATTTCCGCGCTGGCCGCGATGAACGCGGGCGCGCGCGATTTCACGAGCTTTCTCGGTGGTGGCTATTATCGCCACTACGTCCCGGCCGCCGTTCGCGCCGTTATCGCCCGCGCCGAGTTCGCCACCAGCTACACTCCCTACCAGGCCGAGGCGAGTCAGGGCACGACGCAGGCGATTTTTGAATTTCAGACGCTCATCGCGCAGCTCACCGCGATGGAAGTCGCGAACGCGAGTATGTACGACGGTGCCTCTGCCGCTGCCGAGGCTGTGCTGATGGCGCATCGCCTGCAACCGAAGCGGCGCATCGTCGCGATGTCGCGGGGGTTGTGGCCGGACTATCGCGCCACGATTCGCACGTATCTCAGCGCGCTCGGCGAAGTGGAAATCGTCGAGCTTCCTTTCGATCCCGCAAGCGGCACGACGAGCACGACCGCGCTCGAGGCGATCGCCAACGATCACCTGCTCTGCACCGTGATCGGATATCCAAACGCGTTCGGTATCGTCGAGCCGCTCGGCGCGCTGACAGCGATCGCGCATCGCGCAGGCGCGATAGCGATTTCGGCTACCGCGGAAGGTCTCGCGCTCGGGCTGCTGAAGCCTCCCGGAGATCTCGACATCGATATCGCAGTCGGCGAAGGACAAAGTTTTGGACTGCCGCTTCAGTTTGGCGGACCGGGGTTCGGCTTTCTCGCGGCGCATATGGTGAACGTTCGTCAGATGCCAGGACGGCTCGTCGGTCAGACTCACGATCGCGATGGACGCCGCGCATTCACGCTCACGCTCGCGACCCGCGAGCAGCACATCCGCCGCGAACGCGCCACGTCGAACATCTGCACTAACCATTCGCTGTGCGCTCTGGCCGCGACGGTTTATCTCTCGCTGATGGGTCGCACGGGGCTGCGCGATTTGGCGGAGCGCAACGTCGAGCTCGCGCATCAGGCGGCCGATACTCTGACCGCATCCGGACTCAAGCCGCTTTTCAACGCGCCGTTCTTCAACGAGTTCGTGATCAACGTTGACGGCGCCGCAGCCGCGCTGCGTGCCGCCGAGCAACACGGGATTCTCGCCGGCCTCGCGCTGGGACACGACTATCCCGAACTGGCAGGAAGCATCCTCGTCTCGGTGACCGAAATGAACGATGGGGACGACTTCAGCCGCCTCGCCGGCGCGCTTGCGGAGGTGCGCTGA
- the gcvT gene encoding glycine cleavage system aminomethyltransferase GcvT has product MNAPKRTVLYDLHLKLGARMTVFGGFEMPVQYVGIIDEHVAVRTSAGIFDLSHMGEFEVSGPHALELLERAFTNSAARLREGQAQYTIMCAEDGGTLDDLIVYRLGPERYMLCVNASNIDNDREWLLELNGGRARFEDQSDATSLIAIQGPQAVAILAKLADFAIANVPRFGFAFANVAGAQCLAARTGYTGEDGFELFLKNDGTRKVFEALLDSGSVKPVGLGARDTLRLEASLSLYGHELDRSTSPLEAGLQPFVKLGRAFIGSKALEDQHQNGTKKRLVGINTEDGKTVARQGYKLIRDGNEIGVVSSGTFAPWIGRPIAMAYASTGSGSPKYAPGDRVEVEVRARRVPATVVKMPFYRRGDARLGARGGV; this is encoded by the coding sequence ATGAATGCGCCCAAGCGCACCGTCCTTTACGATCTTCACCTGAAACTCGGCGCGCGGATGACGGTTTTTGGTGGCTTCGAGATGCCCGTGCAGTACGTGGGCATCATCGATGAGCACGTTGCCGTGCGCACCAGTGCGGGAATCTTCGATCTGAGTCACATGGGCGAGTTCGAGGTGAGCGGACCGCACGCGCTGGAACTGCTCGAGCGAGCGTTCACCAACTCCGCCGCACGGCTGCGCGAAGGTCAGGCGCAGTACACGATCATGTGCGCGGAGGACGGCGGCACGCTCGACGATCTGATCGTGTACCGCCTCGGCCCTGAGCGCTACATGCTGTGCGTGAATGCGTCGAATATCGATAACGATCGCGAATGGCTGCTGGAGCTGAACGGCGGCCGCGCGCGGTTCGAAGATCAGAGCGACGCGACATCATTGATCGCGATCCAGGGACCGCAGGCCGTTGCGATTCTGGCAAAGCTCGCCGACTTTGCCATCGCGAACGTGCCGCGCTTCGGCTTCGCGTTCGCCAACGTTGCTGGCGCCCAGTGCCTCGCGGCGCGCACGGGGTACACAGGTGAGGACGGCTTCGAACTGTTCCTTAAAAATGACGGCACGCGCAAAGTGTTCGAGGCGCTGCTCGATTCCGGATCCGTCAAGCCGGTCGGACTCGGCGCGCGCGACACACTCAGACTTGAAGCATCACTTTCACTTTACGGGCACGAGCTGGACCGCTCGACGTCGCCGCTCGAAGCGGGCTTGCAGCCATTCGTGAAGCTGGGCCGAGCTTTCATCGGATCGAAAGCGCTCGAGGATCAGCATCAAAACGGAACTAAGAAACGTCTGGTAGGCATCAACACCGAGGACGGAAAAACCGTCGCACGCCAAGGCTACAAGCTGATTCGCGACGGCAACGAAATTGGAGTCGTAAGCAGCGGCACCTTCGCGCCGTGGATCGGACGCCCGATCGCGATGGCTTACGCATCGACGGGCAGCGGTTCGCCGAAGTATGCGCCCGGTGATCGCGTCGAGGTCGAGGTTCGCGCCCGGCGGGTGCCCGCCACGGTTGTGAAGATGCCTTTCTATCGCCGCGGCGACGCGCGCCTCGGCGCGCGCGGCGGGGTATGA
- a CDS encoding APC family permease, producing the protein MQVKNRTDAQRPRRRTITQILIGPPRDVRDPGIFHHISLVAFLAWVGLGSDGLSSSCYGPDEAFRALGEHQYLAVFLAMMTALTVFIISASYSQTIDLFPTGGGGYLVATRLLGPYFGLVSGSALIVDYVLTVSMSIASGADAIFSFLPLEWHSAKFVFALVIVILMVAMNLRGAKESVLSLLPIFIMFVVMHAWLVGYALLSRAFEFPTIMRDAVGEVHSSIGSLGFIAVAAIFFRAYSMGGGTYTGIEAVSNGLPILREPRTVTGKRTMIYMAVSLAFLAGGILVAYLLEAVHPLPGQTMNAVLFTHIAGQWKIGGLSIGRGLVVFTLITEGALLFVAAQTGFIDGPRVLATMATDRWLPRRFSNLSARLVTQDGVVAMGVASFLILVGTHAKVDLLVVLYAINVFITFTLSQLGMSVHWFMERKSDKRWRRKLFVNGLGCVFTATILVLTTTLKFQEGGWVTILITGGLIIVCYAVRSHYQAVANAVEHLEAAILPKLYSAEKVPAGPFNPDAPTAAILVSGFNGLGLATLMTVTQLFRGEFRNVVFIGVGEVDSALLKGPAEIRELEQRLADDLQEYCVFSADMGLHPELRAGLSPDVVLELRRLCLEVAHEFPHVVFFAGKLIFSDEVEGFIGRFLHNHTALDLQNWLQLYGLSLVILPVRVAVGTAILPERADAA; encoded by the coding sequence ATGCAAGTAAAGAATCGCACAGACGCCCAGCGCCCCCGCCGGCGCACCATAACGCAGATACTCATCGGACCCCCGCGCGACGTGCGCGACCCTGGAATCTTTCATCATATTTCACTAGTCGCGTTCCTGGCTTGGGTCGGCCTTGGCTCCGATGGTCTGAGCTCTTCCTGCTACGGTCCTGACGAGGCTTTCCGCGCCTTAGGCGAGCACCAGTATCTCGCAGTCTTCCTTGCGATGATGACGGCGCTTACCGTCTTCATCATCTCGGCGTCGTACTCGCAGACGATCGATCTTTTTCCGACGGGTGGCGGCGGTTATCTGGTTGCGACGCGCTTGCTGGGCCCATACTTCGGTCTCGTCTCGGGCAGTGCGTTGATCGTGGACTACGTGCTGACAGTCTCGATGTCGATCGCGAGTGGCGCGGACGCGATATTCAGCTTCCTGCCGCTCGAATGGCATTCGGCCAAATTCGTCTTCGCGCTGGTGATCGTCATCTTGATGGTCGCGATGAATTTACGCGGCGCCAAGGAATCGGTGCTGTCGCTGCTTCCAATCTTCATCATGTTCGTGGTGATGCATGCGTGGCTGGTCGGATACGCGCTGCTGAGCCGCGCGTTTGAGTTTCCCACGATCATGCGCGACGCGGTCGGCGAGGTGCATTCGAGTATCGGCTCGCTGGGATTTATCGCCGTGGCCGCGATTTTCTTCCGCGCCTACAGCATGGGCGGCGGCACCTACACCGGTATCGAAGCCGTCAGCAACGGTCTGCCGATCCTGCGCGAGCCTCGAACCGTCACCGGCAAGCGCACGATGATCTACATGGCCGTGTCGCTGGCGTTCCTCGCCGGCGGAATCCTGGTCGCGTATCTGCTCGAAGCGGTGCATCCGCTACCCGGCCAGACGATGAACGCGGTCCTTTTCACGCATATCGCGGGGCAGTGGAAGATCGGCGGCCTCTCGATCGGAAGGGGCCTCGTCGTGTTCACGCTTATCACCGAGGGCGCGTTGCTGTTCGTCGCCGCGCAGACCGGATTTATCGACGGACCGCGCGTGCTCGCGACGATGGCGACCGATCGCTGGCTGCCGCGCCGCTTCTCCAATCTCAGCGCGCGCCTGGTCACGCAGGATGGCGTCGTCGCGATGGGGGTTGCCTCGTTTCTGATCCTGGTCGGAACGCATGCGAAGGTCGATCTGCTGGTCGTGCTCTACGCGATCAACGTTTTCATCACCTTCACGCTGTCGCAGCTTGGTATGAGCGTGCACTGGTTTATGGAGCGCAAGTCTGACAAGCGCTGGCGGCGCAAGCTGTTCGTCAACGGCCTCGGATGCGTCTTTACGGCGACGATCCTCGTGCTGACGACGACGCTAAAGTTCCAGGAAGGCGGCTGGGTGACGATCCTGATCACTGGCGGTCTTATCATTGTCTGCTACGCCGTGCGGAGCCATTACCAGGCCGTCGCGAATGCCGTCGAGCATCTCGAGGCGGCGATTTTGCCGAAGCTCTACAGCGCCGAGAAAGTTCCCGCTGGCCCGTTCAATCCCGACGCGCCGACGGCCGCGATCCTTGTCAGCGGCTTCAACGGCCTCGGCCTCGCCACGCTCATGACGGTGACGCAACTGTTTCGCGGCGAGTTCCGCAACGTCGTGTTCATCGGCGTGGGCGAAGTGGATTCGGCGCTGCTGAAAGGACCCGCCGAGATTCGCGAACTCGAGCAGCGGCTCGCCGACGATCTGCAGGAGTATTGCGTCTTCTCCGCCGACATGGGGTTGCATCCGGAGCTGCGCGCGGGACTTTCACCCGACGTCGTGCTGGAGCTGCGCCGCCTCTGCCTCGAAGTCGCGCACGAGTTTCCGCACGTCGTGTTCTTTGCCGGCAAGTTGATTTTTTCCGACGAGGTCGAGGGCTTCATCGGCCGCTTCCTGCACAATCACACGGCCCTCGACTTGCAGAACTGGCTTCAGCTCTACGGCCTGAGCCTTGTGATTCTTCCGGTGCGCGTCGCTGTGGGTACCGCGATATTGCCTGAACGGGCCGACGCTGCGTGA
- a CDS encoding alpha/beta fold hydrolase codes for MNSRTIAAELAALGGILASYPLDWLAQRAERLGFMPTSEPVVLAHGLGGSRANLLGLAIYLRMAGFDNIAYFEYPRRQPIVNSAERLARIVEERDDGSGVHLVGHSLGGTIARTYVAGAPRSRVRSFISLGAPYLAIQYSPREFAIFGDQDPIVPAPMKLLTSPLAFGRIEILEHTGHLALLYHPEVLRLVGTELRANRVPANARAA; via the coding sequence ATGAACTCACGAACGATCGCGGCCGAACTCGCCGCTCTGGGCGGCATCCTCGCCTCGTATCCGCTCGACTGGCTTGCGCAGCGTGCCGAACGGCTCGGCTTCATGCCGACGAGCGAGCCTGTCGTCCTGGCTCACGGCCTCGGCGGCAGCCGCGCCAATCTGCTCGGGCTTGCGATCTACCTGCGGATGGCCGGCTTCGACAACATCGCGTACTTCGAGTATCCGCGACGGCAGCCGATTGTGAACTCGGCCGAGCGCCTCGCGCGAATCGTCGAGGAACGCGACGACGGCAGCGGCGTGCATCTGGTGGGACACAGCCTTGGCGGCACGATCGCGCGGACCTACGTCGCGGGCGCGCCGCGGAGCCGCGTGCGCAGCTTTATCTCGCTGGGCGCGCCCTATCTGGCGATACAATACAGTCCGCGCGAGTTTGCGATCTTCGGCGATCAGGATCCGATCGTGCCCGCGCCGATGAAGTTGCTCACGAGCCCGCTCGCGTTCGGGCGAATCGAGATTCTCGAGCACACCGGGCATCTCGCGCTCCTTTATCACCCCGAGGTCCTGCGCCTCGTTGGCACCGAGCTGCGCGCCAACCGCGTGCCGGCGAACGCGCGCGCGGCCTAG
- a CDS encoding MATE family efflux transporter, producing the protein MSEMLESVPDLGGERATSVALPPESGIRAEVWALAWPVILSFALDSILGLAAMLMVGRLGAEAVGAVGLATQILGAVRAGIAAVGTGTIALVARYMGANDRDNAEEVLKQSVIFGVLVSTIIAIPVIVFATPLMGLFQVKGEMARMGARYLQVVMLSEPFQGIFLMCASGLRGAGDTRTPLWIGGFIDVLAIFLNYVLIFGKFGMPALGVDGSAFATLIAIAIGGLLFFWALSFDSMVLNFRWRALWPDLDLGWRILRVGNPAAIEQLVIQFGFVAYVAFVARYGAKEVAAYFIGVRILALSFLPGFGFSSASATLVGQGLGAENPHFARKAGWESTGMAVVLMTAMGLVFIVFARQIAALFIDDHQVILYTVAFMYALGAAQPLMAIDWTITGALRGAGDSRFPLWGSLAGFYGMRLFLTIIIWYNHFDIVWIWWSIIADYTVRSTVKTLRFYGGKWETVKV; encoded by the coding sequence ATGTCCGAGATGCTCGAGTCCGTTCCGGACTTAGGCGGCGAACGCGCGACCTCGGTCGCGCTGCCGCCGGAGTCGGGAATCCGCGCGGAAGTGTGGGCGCTGGCCTGGCCCGTCATCCTGTCATTCGCGCTCGACTCGATACTCGGCCTGGCCGCGATGCTGATGGTGGGGCGGCTCGGCGCCGAGGCGGTTGGCGCGGTGGGACTCGCGACGCAAATTCTCGGCGCGGTGCGTGCGGGAATCGCCGCGGTAGGAACCGGCACGATCGCGCTGGTCGCGCGCTACATGGGCGCCAACGATCGCGATAACGCCGAAGAGGTGCTGAAGCAGTCGGTGATCTTCGGCGTGCTGGTCTCGACGATCATCGCAATCCCCGTGATCGTTTTCGCGACGCCGCTGATGGGCCTCTTCCAGGTCAAAGGCGAGATGGCGCGGATGGGCGCGCGTTATCTGCAAGTGGTGATGCTCTCCGAACCGTTCCAGGGCATCTTCCTGATGTGCGCGTCGGGGCTGCGCGGCGCGGGCGATACCCGCACGCCGCTCTGGATCGGTGGCTTCATCGACGTGCTCGCAATCTTCCTTAACTACGTGTTGATTTTCGGCAAGTTCGGGATGCCGGCGCTGGGCGTCGATGGCTCCGCCTTTGCAACGCTGATCGCGATCGCGATCGGCGGGCTGCTTTTCTTCTGGGCGCTGTCGTTCGACAGCATGGTGCTGAACTTCCGGTGGCGTGCACTGTGGCCTGATCTCGATCTCGGCTGGCGCATCCTGCGCGTCGGAAATCCGGCCGCGATCGAGCAGCTCGTGATCCAGTTCGGCTTCGTCGCCTACGTCGCGTTCGTCGCGCGCTACGGCGCCAAGGAAGTCGCTGCGTATTTCATCGGCGTCAGGATTCTCGCACTCTCGTTCCTGCCGGGATTCGGATTCTCCTCGGCATCAGCTACACTCGTCGGGCAAGGTCTCGGCGCGGAGAATCCGCATTTCGCCCGCAAGGCGGGATGGGAATCGACCGGGATGGCGGTCGTGCTGATGACGGCGATGGGCTTGGTGTTTATCGTGTTCGCGCGCCAGATTGCCGCGCTCTTCATCGACGATCACCAGGTCATCCTCTACACCGTCGCGTTCATGTATGCGCTCGGCGCGGCCCAACCTCTGATGGCGATAGACTGGACGATCACCGGCGCGTTGCGTGGTGCGGGCGATTCGCGCTTTCCGCTGTGGGGCTCGCTCGCGGGCTTTTACGGGATGCGGCTCTTTCTCACGATCATCATCTGGTACAACCACTTCGATATCGTCTGGATTTGGTGGTCGATAATCGCCGACTATACCGTGCGCTCGACCGTGAAGACGCTGCGTTTCTACGGCGGCAAGTGGGAGACGGTCAAGGTCTGA
- a CDS encoding SDR family oxidoreductase, with protein sequence MSEAKDARNPSRGYFRDKSVVVTGASSGIGYDVALAFGSQGANVAVLARRRLQLEELAQKINAAGGKALALDCDVTDRARVFWSIDQAREAFGKVDILINSAGLLITGAVEEMPLADLQRMMDVNVYGALNAMHAVLPLMRKQKTGNIVNISSLAGRRGVSPIGGYSATKFALVGMTEALRVELFGTGVRVSLVMPGVIDTPMGRGALRHESIKGLPAMMAMPARWVTWAVLAAAAFGLTEVDVPPGAAVAEKLASLFPGVTDAFISVGTKILRTASSIMGGADDEEPKK encoded by the coding sequence ATGAGCGAAGCCAAGGACGCGCGCAACCCCAGCCGCGGTTACTTCCGCGACAAGTCCGTCGTCGTCACCGGCGCCTCCAGCGGTATCGGCTATGACGTGGCGCTGGCGTTCGGCAGCCAGGGCGCCAACGTGGCCGTGCTCGCACGACGGCGGCTCCAACTCGAAGAACTCGCGCAGAAGATCAACGCGGCGGGCGGCAAAGCGCTCGCGCTCGATTGCGACGTGACCGATCGCGCGCGCGTGTTCTGGTCGATCGACCAGGCGCGGGAGGCGTTCGGCAAGGTCGATATCCTCATCAACTCCGCGGGACTGCTCATCACCGGCGCCGTCGAAGAAATGCCGCTCGCCGATCTCCAGCGCATGATGGACGTGAACGTTTACGGCGCACTCAACGCGATGCACGCCGTGCTGCCGCTGATGCGCAAGCAGAAGACGGGCAATATTGTGAATATCTCGTCGCTTGCGGGGCGGCGCGGCGTCAGCCCGATCGGCGGTTACAGCGCGACCAAGTTCGCGCTGGTCGGGATGACCGAGGCGCTGCGCGTCGAGCTCTTCGGCACCGGAGTACGCGTCTCGCTCGTGATGCCGGGAGTGATCGACACGCCGATGGGGCGCGGCGCGCTGCGTCACGAATCGATCAAGGGATTGCCGGCGATGATGGCGATGCCGGCGCGATGGGTAACTTGGGCGGTTCTCGCCGCGGCGGCATTTGGATTGACCGAGGTGGACGTTCCTCCGGGCGCCGCGGTCGCCGAAAAGCTCGCCTCGCTGTTCCCCGGCGTCACCGATGCGTTCATCAGCGTCGGAACTAAGATCCTGCGTACGGCATCCTCGATCATGGGCGGCGCGGACGACGAAGAACCGAAGAAATGA
- a CDS encoding molybdenum cofactor guanylyltransferase — MNASAIVLAGGRSSRMGADKAQLDFGGVPILRRVAHELARRFAEIIVVVAPDGAGIERAGVKLIHDEEQFAGPLEALRRGLLASSNAIAFACSCDLPLMKAELATRLCELIGDHDAAIPLVDGREQVLCAAYRRDAAGKIAGLIARGEKRMLALLDELNVRGVDAAELRNIDPQLRSFINVNTPEDYARALAIFRASQI, encoded by the coding sequence ATGAATGCGAGCGCGATCGTGCTGGCTGGTGGACGCAGCTCGCGGATGGGCGCCGACAAGGCTCAGCTCGACTTCGGCGGCGTCCCGATCCTGCGCCGCGTCGCCCACGAGCTCGCGCGGCGTTTCGCCGAGATAATCGTGGTTGTTGCACCGGATGGCGCGGGCATCGAGCGGGCGGGCGTAAAACTGATTCACGACGAAGAGCAGTTCGCCGGTCCGCTCGAGGCACTGCGCCGCGGACTGCTCGCATCGTCCAATGCGATCGCGTTTGCGTGTTCATGCGATCTGCCCTTGATGAAAGCGGAGCTGGCAACCAGGCTTTGCGAATTGATCGGCGATCATGACGCGGCGATTCCGCTCGTCGACGGCCGCGAACAGGTATTGTGCGCCGCCTACCGCCGCGACGCCGCTGGCAAGATTGCCGGACTGATCGCACGCGGCGAGAAGCGGATGCTTGCGCTACTGGACGAGTTGAATGTTCGCGGCGTCGACGCAGCGGAGCTCAGAAATATCGACCCGCAGTTGCGCAGTTTCATCAACGTCAATACGCCAGAGGATTACGCGCGCGCGCTCGCGATCTTCCGCGCGTCGCAGATCTAG